Part of the Bacteroidales bacterium genome, GGCAAGCCAGTGTTGTGTCGGGCAACATGGGCTCCTGTGCCTGTGATCTCGTCACAAAAGCAAGCATGAACACTAAAAAGAATACTACACTACGAATCAACATGTTAACAACTTCGGATGTAAACTAAATCGATACAAAACCCGGCCACGAAAGTAATGAATATTCAAAACTTTCTGGCCTGTACTAATACAATCCCCGGGAGAGAAGGATCAATGTGCAGTCCTCAACTACTTTAATACCGTCATTTTCAGCCATTCTGGCCAATCTATCATTCTCTGTTCCGGGGTTAAAAATGATACGTTTCGGCTTGAGAACATGCAGAATATAATCATACATGGCGGGTTGATTTGCAGGTGCAAGATACATGGTTACTGTGTCCACCCCTTCAATTACAGGTTTTTCTGTCCGGATCATGATGTTGTCAATTGAGCCGGTATGTCTTCCAATGGCCTCCACAGGATGCCCGTGAGCTGTCAACAATTGAACAGCTTTAAATGAAAATCGTGAAGGATTTGGGCTGGCTCCTATTACCACTGTTTTTTTCAACTCCGCCATCTGCTAAGGTTTGATGAAGTTCAAATGCAAACTTGGGCGAAATATTGCTTTTTCAGGAAAAAATTTCAGGGAAATCAGCTAAAGTAACGATTGATTGAAAAAGGTGATTTCGATTTTGTTTGTGATTCATCAGAAAATATGATGCTCCGTTTGCATACCGAATATGTATTTACTCTGCGCTGTAAAAAAGATTAACCGCAGAGAACCGCGGAGATTTTGCACAGAGAGCCGCAAAGCTACAACTTAATACTCTGCGGTTCTTTGCGCCTACTTTGCGTAACTCCGCGGTAAACTTTAAAATAGCCGCAACGGGTCGCAGAGTTTTTTGGCGGAGAGCCGCAAAGCCCAAACTTGGTGATCAATTTTCTTATTTCATCTTTAGGTAAGCAAGGTGATAGGCAAATTTAAAAAATGAGCAAAGTTTTTTAAATCCTATATTTTCGGACAAAAAGACATTAAAAATGAATGGGTTATGTGTCACTTTTACATTAAAAAGATACGGCAAAGAAGTTGATTGTTGATCCTCCGGAATAAAAACCTTTAAAACAGAATAACTATGAACTTAAATAATTTCACCCTTAAAGCGCAGGAGAGCATCCAAAAGGCCCAGGAAATTGCTACCGGTTTGCAGCATCCGCAGATTGAGAATGCACATATTATTAAAGGTATCGTCTCGTCAGATGAAAATGTAGTTCCATTTCTGCTGAAAAAAATGGATGTTGACTTAAATTCCCTGGTCAGAGAGGTTGACAAGTTGCTTGCCACCTACCCGAAAGTTACGGGCGGACAGGTTTATCTTTCGCCGGATGCAAACACAGCACTTCAAAAAGCCTTAACTTTTCTGAAAGAATTTAACGATGAATTTGTGACTGTGGAGCACATTATTTTAGGCATCATTTCGGGAAAAGACAAGATGGCTACCTTACTCCAGGAACACGGAATAACGCGTCAACGCCTTGTACAGGCCATTAAAGAACTGCGCAAAGGTTCAGGCGCCAGGAGCCAGACTGCCGAAGAAACTTACAATGCACTGAACCGCTATGCAAAAAATCTAAACGAGCTGGCTGCTGCAGGCAAACTTGACCCGGTGATAGGCCGCGATGAGGAGATCAGGAGAATCCTGCAAATCCTTTCGCGCCGAACGAAAAACAACCCAATATTAATAGGTGAACCTGGCGTGGGTAAAACTGCCATTGCCGAAGGAATTGCCCACCGGATCATCAATGGCGATGTGCCGGAAAACCTCAAATCCAAGCAGATTTATTCGTTGGATATGGGGGCATTGATTGCCGGCGCAAAATACAAAGGAGAATTTGAGGAGCGGCTGAAAAGCGTTGTGAAAGAGGTAATTGACTCAGAAGGTGAAATTGTGATGTTCATTGACGAAATTCATACCCTTGTGGGCGCCGGCGCCAGCGAAGGCGCCATGGATGCTGCAAACATTCTGAAACCCGCCCTTGCAAGGGGTGAACTTCGGGCAATTGGGGCAACAACTTTGAAAGAGTACCAGAAATATTTTGAGAAAGATAAAGCGTTGGAGCGGCGTTTCCAGATTGTTTTAGTAAACGAACCCGATACACTGGATGCCATTTCAATCTTACGTGGTCTGAAAGAGCGATACGAAACCCATCATCACGTGAGAATCAAGGACGAAGCTATCATCGCAGCAGTGGAATTGTCGCAGCGCTATATCACCGATCGTTTTTTGCCTGATAAGGCCATTGACCTGATTGACGAAGCTGCATCGAAACTCCGACTCGAAATCAATTCATTACCGGAGGAACTGGACGAAATTGAGCGCAGGATAAAGCACCTTGAGATTGAACGTGAGGCAATTAAAAGAGAGAAAGATCAGGGAAAACTGAGCGAACTTTCGCAGGAGATCGCTAATTTGTCGGAAAATCGTAACCAGTTGCGTGCTAAATGGCAGGCAGAAAAGGAGGTGGTTGAAGCCATTCAGTTGCGGAAGCGGGACATCGAAGAGTTGAAGTTCCAGGCTGAGCAGGCCGAACGCGAGGGGGACTTCGGTAAAGTAGCCGAAATACGCTATGGGCGGGTTAAGCAGGCTGAAGATGATCTTGAAAAACTCAAGGCTAAACTAACTACGACCCAGGGCGACAGCCCGATGATCAACGAAGAGGTGGATGCAGAGGGCATTGCTGATATCGTATCCCGCTGGACGGGAATCCCTGTGAGCAGAATGTTGCAAAGTGAGCGCGAAAAATTACTGCAACTGGAATCCCATCTACACCGCAGGGTTGTTGGACAGGAAGAGGCTATAGCTGCTGTTTCGGATGCCATTCGCCGCAGCCGTGCCGGGCTCCAGGATGCCAAACGTCCGATCGGCTCGTTCATTTTTCTGGGAACTACCGGAGTCGGTAAAACCGAGCTGGCCAAGGCATTGGCTGAATTTCTTTTTAACGACGAAAACTCGATGGTTCGGCTCGACATGTCGGAATACCAGGAACGCCATACTGTTTCCAGGTTGATCGGAGCGCCTCCGGGGTATGTGGGTTATGACGAAAGCGGCCAACTGACAGAAGCTGTCCGGCGCAAGCCTTACTCGGTAGTGCTGCTCGACGAAATCGAAAAAGCCCATCCTGATGTGTTTAATATCCTGCTGCAGGTGCTCGATGATGGCCGCCTCACCGACAACAAAGGGCGAACGGTAGATTTTAAAAATACCATCATCATCATGACCTCCAACATCGGTTCTCACCTGATTCAGGAAGGATTGGGTTCACAGTCGGCAGATGACGAAACCAGGTTTGAACAGGTTAAAACGGAAGTGTTTGAGTTGCTCCGCCGAACCATCAGGCCGGAGTTCCTCAACCGGGTGGATGAAATCATCATGTTCAGGCCACTCTCTTCAGGGCAAATCGGGGAGATTGCTGCACTGCAGGTCAACCTGCTCAAAGAGATGCTTGAGAAAAATGGAGTACACATCAGTGTTACCGAAGCTGCAATCGGATGGATCGCTGAAGCCGGGTTCGATCCCCATTACGGCGCCCGCCCGGTGAAACGTGTAATCCAGAAACAACTGATGAACGAACTCTCAAAAATGATCCTTTCCGGCAAAGTAAACCGGGAAGAGACAATCATTATTGATGCGGGTAAGGATGGGTTGAATTTCAAATGAATCAATCATTAAATAGCGATAGTATCGCTCAAAGCGATGCTATCGCTAAAGTTGACGTCAAAACGGACAGGTCTGGAAGACACTGTCAGGTTTCAAAATGACTTTTCAGGCATTTAAGGGCTGCCATCCCCGACCCCGACGAAGGAGGGGTCGGGCAAGCCTGCCTTTTCCTTCGTCGGGGTCGGGCAAGCCTTCGTGCCTCAGGGCTGGCTTCTCTCCTCCCCCCTTCTTTTAATTTTTTCCGGAAAAAAGTCTTTCAAACCATCTGAATGGTGCATCCTGATTTGGTACTCAAAATGGCTTCAATCCCGAAATCATCCGATCCTTCCCTGAAAGGTCTTTCCGGAGTTCAACATTTTGGTAGCCTGCATCAGTGAGTAAACGGATCATCTGATCTCCAAAACGCTCGTTGATCTCGAAATAAATTTTTCCTCCCGGCCTGATTTGGTTTTCAGCGAAATGGAGAATACTCCGGTAAAAAACCAACGGATCCTCATCACTGACAAACAAAGCACCGGCCGGCTCATAATTCAGCACATTGGGCTGCATAAGTTGCTTTTCAGCATTGGTGACATACGGCGGGTTGCTCACGATCACATCAAACTGCGGTTGCCTGGTCCATTCGTCAGGTTTCAGCATGTCCATCAGGAAGAAGCTAACCGTAAGGTTGTTGGCGGCTGCGTTTTTTTCGGCAATCTTCAGGGCATCGGCACTTACATCGCATCCCTGCACTGTTGCCAGAGGCAGCTCTTTTTTCAGGGCAAGCGCGATGCAACCGCTTCCCGTTCCAATATCAAGGATAGAGAGTGGTCCCTGATTTTTATGTTCGCCGACAATCCACAAAACCAACTCTTCGGTTTCAGGGCGGGGGATCAGCACATGTTCATCAACCAGAAGTTGGAGACCGAAGAATACCGTTTCTCCGAAAATATACTGGATTGGCCTGAATTTCTTCAACTCCTTCACATCAAAATGAACCTTGAGCATGTCCGACTCGCTCAGCCGCAATTCAGGATTGAGTGCACGCTGAATCCGGGTGATGCCCAGCCGGTGTTCCAAAATATGATCAAGGAAACTGGCTGCTTCATTGCCGGTGTAGATTTTATTCAACTCCAGCAGGTAGGTTTCCCGAATATCTTTAATTTTGTTTGTTTTAAAATTCACCCGATTCTCATTAAAATTGAATGTGATGATAAAAATTTTGGCAAAATTAGAAGAAATAGCCAACACAGGCAGGCGCGCCGCACTCTGCATTGTAACCGACACTTCAGGCTCCACTCCACGCAAGGCAGGTTCAAAAATGATCGTCACTGAGGATGGCGAGACCTTTGGAACGGTTGGCGGCGGCAGTATCGAGCACCGGGTTATTGATGAAGCCCGCAAGGTTTGCAGGCAATCACAGCCCGTGAAGTTCATCTTCGACCTGGAAGACGATCTGCAGATGCAATGCGGCGGGAATGTAGAGGTTTATATCGAGCCGGTGAACCCTCCTATGAAGCTGGTCATTTTTGGAGCAGGGCATGTCGGTTCGGCACTTGGACGCTACGCACAGGATTTCGGATTCAGCATAGTGTATGTTGACAACCGGGCAGAGTTGATTGAAAAACAGCAGCAGCTTGGCTTTGAGGTCATTTTGGGAGATTATATCACTGAAGGGGAAAAGTTTGAATCCGATAAAAGGACCTTTTTTGTGGTGGTGACCCACAAACACGCCTTTGACCAGGAATTGACCGGCATTTTAGGAAAAAAGGAGTTTGCCTTCCTTGGCATGATCGGAAGCGGGCGAAAGGTTGCCGAAGCAAAGCGGTTCTATCTGGAAAACAACATACTGACACCAACCGAAATCGAAAAGATTGACATGCCCATCGGAATAAAATTCAATGCCCAAACCCCCGAAGAAATTGCCATCAGCATCCTTGCAAAGTTGATTGATGTGAAAAACTCTATTTAGGGGTTGCTGAAAAACTCAAATAGAAATAACCGAATATTCCAGGTCTCTGTGGTTCTCTGTGCCTTCTCCGTGTTTCTCTGTGTCACAGCGATTTAATTTTTTTACACAGAGTCTCACAGAGAAGACACAGAGTTTCACTGAGAAACTAAACATAAACTATTAAGATCAAATGCGAGGATTTTAAAATTATCTGTTCAAAACTTTTCATTAATATTAAAAAGTTTTATTTTTAACATGTTAATTATCAGCTATAAAACTGTTATTAAGCTGACGCTATTTAAAAAAGGTTAAAACCGCCATTTTATCCCTCAAAATCACTCCCTGAAGGGGATTGAAGAGAAATTTTTTTTATACGTTTGTACTGATAATACCTGAAAGTCATTTTTTTCTCTTCAATGAAAACCAAACTACTCACCATTTTATTGGTGCTTGCATCGCTGTTAATACACGCTCAATCAGTAAGATACTCTCGTATTGAGGTACCACTTCATGCATTGTCCCCGGAAACCATTGCCAGGCTGGGTTTGCCATTTGATTTTGTTCAGGACAGCAATTTTATCTGGATGGAGCTTCCGGATGAAGAAATCGCCGGAATTACCGCAGCCGGTGTTCAATACCGGGTTTTAATCGACGATCTGGAAACCTTTTACAAACAAAGAAATGAGGGGGTAGATTACCGAAAGGTTCTTGAAGAACAGCGCCGCAGCGGGAGATACACCGTACCTGCAAATTTCTCTCTCGGTTCGATGGGAGGTTTTTGCACTTACAACGAAATGTTGGGGCACCTCGCCAATATGCATCAGCTTTACCCTGACCTGATCTCAGTAAAAGACAGTGTTCCGGGTGGACAATCCGTCGAAGGAAGGCCAATTTACTGGTACAGGATTTCCAATGATCCCGGGGTAACCCAATCGAAGCCGCGAGTGCTTTACACCGCGTTGACACATGGTCGCGAGCCGGGTTCGATGCAGCAGATGCTGTACTTTATGTATTATCTGCTCGAAAATTACGCGAATGATGATGAAATCAACTCGCTTGTCGATCACACTGAACTCTACTTTATTCCATGCGTCAATCCCGATGCATACATTTACAATCAGGCTACCAACCCTTCCGGGGGAGGCCTATGGCGCAAGAATCGCCGGGATAATGGAAACGGGTCGATGGGTGTTGACCTGAACCGTAATTTCGGGTACATGTGGGGTTTTAATGATTTTGGCTCCTCCCCTAACCCGTCCAGTCTTACTTACAGGGGAACTGCTCCATTTTCGGAGCCGGAAACACAATTGATTAAATCCTTTTGCGAATCATACAATTTTTCGATAGCACTCAATTACCACAGCTATGGGAACTACCTGCTGCAACCCTGGGGATATGTCTCTTACCTTCTTTCACCCGATCACGATCTTTTTCAGGAATACGGCAACCTGATGACCCGCGAAAATAACTATCGTTACGGCGTGCCGGGAGCATTGCTGTATGTTGTCAATGGCGATGCGAACGACTGGCTTTATGGCGAGCAAACAACTAAGTCCCTATGTTACTCATTCACGCCGGAAGTGGGCTCAGGCAGCGATGGATTTTGGCCTCCGGTGCAGCGCATCATTCCCCTTTGCGAAGAAAATCTTTATCAAAACATCATGGCTGCAAAACTCGCCGGGTTTTATGCGACATTTTATGATCTCACACCTATAAATCTCAGCAAACAAAGAGGTTGGATCAGTTTTGGCATAAAACGACTTGGTCTCAGTGAACTCCCTTTCACCGTCACCATCGAACCTGTAACCGATGCCTTTATTAGTATCGAAAATTCAACATTCTCAGCATCTGGCAACCTTTTGGAAGTTTACAAAGATTCAGTCGAATATATCCTTAAACCAACTGTGCGACCAGGCGATGAGATAAAATTAGCCATCACAGTCAGTTCAGATGGGTTCATCTTTACCGACACGATTGTCAAAATCTTTGGTAGCGGACAGCAACTGTTTTTTGACGATTGCTCAACCATGAACAACTGGGAGAGCACCAAATGGAACACCTCCACTTCCAGATCATTTTCTCCAACCCGATCCATTGGCAATGCACCTTCTACTTTTTATTCCAACAACGATTCAAGTCTAATAATACTGGCACAGGCTATCGACCTCTCTGATGCTCAGTGCGCATGGCTGAGTTTTTACGCTTCCTGGGATTTGAATGGCGGAAAGGATTATGTCAGGTTGATGGCATCCGATGATAACGGTCAGACATGGAATCCATTGAAAGGAAGGCTAATGGAGAATCATTTTGTCATCGACGATCCTGAAACTTATGTTTACAGGGGTGAAAGCAACGAATGGCTTAAAGATTGGATTTCGCTAACAAATTATTGTGGTGGTAATCTCATGCTTGGTTTCTTTTTCACAAGCGATGCAACAGTTGGAAGGGCAGGTTTTTATTTCGACGATTTTAAAATTGAGGTATTAGACCCACAACACACTGTGAAAGAGATTAACCTGACTAAAGGCTGGAACAGCATTTCAGATTTAGTTGTACCGCAAAATGATTCCCTGAATTATATTTTTCAAAATTATACCGCCGATCTGATGATACTCGAAAACCTCTCCGGATTCTATCAGCCTGGCAACCAGCAAAGCGGGCTGATCCGGTGGGATGAAACATCAGGATATTTTTTGAAAGCATCAGATGACTTTACCCTGATGCTCGCGGGTAACAAACAAACGGCCACCATCCTTGAACTCAATGCCGGATGGAATCTTATCCCAGTGCTTTCTGAATATCCTTTCCCCATTTCAGCATTGACAACCATTCCATCCAATACCATCGAAATAATCCGTGAAGCATCCGGAATCAACGTTTTCTGGCCGGATCAAAACATTCAAACGTTGGATTTCCTTATGCCCAAGGGCGCTTATCTGGTTAAGTTGAAACAGCCGGCATTGCTCATTTTTGGAGAAAACTAGTGTTTCATTTTTCCTTCACCTGCAAGCGGGTTCCTGAACCGGTTCCCAAAATTTCGATACTTTTGTTCTCATTTTTCAACCTGAATATTTAATACAAAAGTCAATACTATGAATTTCCGACTGGTTGCAGTTTTACTGTTTCTGCCAATCTTTGTCTGTGGGCAACAATTTTCACTTACAGGAAAAATTTCGGGACTCGCCGATGGCATGGTTTCAATACACACTTTTTATGGCAGCGAAAATAAGAAGATTGATTCGGTAGCAGTTCATCCCGATGGGTCGTTCGCTTATACCTTTGCAAAGGATGCCTATTCAGGGATGTACCGTCTGCGCTGGGGAAAAAACCAGTTTATGGATGTCATTTTTAACAGCGAAAACATCAGTTTTAAAAC contains:
- a CDS encoding immune inhibitor A — encoded protein: MKTKLLTILLVLASLLIHAQSVRYSRIEVPLHALSPETIARLGLPFDFVQDSNFIWMELPDEEIAGITAAGVQYRVLIDDLETFYKQRNEGVDYRKVLEEQRRSGRYTVPANFSLGSMGGFCTYNEMLGHLANMHQLYPDLISVKDSVPGGQSVEGRPIYWYRISNDPGVTQSKPRVLYTALTHGREPGSMQQMLYFMYYLLENYANDDEINSLVDHTELYFIPCVNPDAYIYNQATNPSGGGLWRKNRRDNGNGSMGVDLNRNFGYMWGFNDFGSSPNPSSLTYRGTAPFSEPETQLIKSFCESYNFSIALNYHSYGNYLLQPWGYVSYLLSPDHDLFQEYGNLMTRENNYRYGVPGALLYVVNGDANDWLYGEQTTKSLCYSFTPEVGSGSDGFWPPVQRIIPLCEENLYQNIMAAKLAGFYATFYDLTPINLSKQRGWISFGIKRLGLSELPFTVTIEPVTDAFISIENSTFSASGNLLEVYKDSVEYILKPTVRPGDEIKLAITVSSDGFIFTDTIVKIFGSGQQLFFDDCSTMNNWESTKWNTSTSRSFSPTRSIGNAPSTFYSNNDSSLIILAQAIDLSDAQCAWLSFYASWDLNGGKDYVRLMASDDNGQTWNPLKGRLMENHFVIDDPETYVYRGESNEWLKDWISLTNYCGGNLMLGFFFTSDATVGRAGFYFDDFKIEVLDPQHTVKEINLTKGWNSISDLVVPQNDSLNYIFQNYTADLMILENLSGFYQPGNQQSGLIRWDETSGYFLKASDDFTLMLAGNKQTATILELNAGWNLIPVLSEYPFPISALTTIPSNTIEIIREASGINVFWPDQNIQTLDFLMPKGAYLVKLKQPALLIFGEN
- a CDS encoding CoA-binding protein, which encodes MAELKKTVVIGASPNPSRFSFKAVQLLTAHGHPVEAIGRHTGSIDNIMIRTEKPVIEGVDTVTMYLAPANQPAMYDYILHVLKPKRIIFNPGTENDRLARMAENDGIKVVEDCTLILLSRGLY
- the prmC gene encoding peptide chain release factor N(5)-glutamine methyltransferase, with translation MQSAARLPVLAISSNFAKIFIITFNFNENRVNFKTNKIKDIRETYLLELNKIYTGNEAASFLDHILEHRLGITRIQRALNPELRLSESDMLKVHFDVKELKKFRPIQYIFGETVFFGLQLLVDEHVLIPRPETEELVLWIVGEHKNQGPLSILDIGTGSGCIALALKKELPLATVQGCDVSADALKIAEKNAAANNLTVSFFLMDMLKPDEWTRQPQFDVIVSNPPYVTNAEKQLMQPNVLNYEPAGALFVSDEDPLVFYRSILHFAENQIRPGGKIYFEINERFGDQMIRLLTDAGYQNVELRKDLSGKDRMISGLKPF
- a CDS encoding XdhC family protein; amino-acid sequence: MAKLEEIANTGRRAALCIVTDTSGSTPRKAGSKMIVTEDGETFGTVGGGSIEHRVIDEARKVCRQSQPVKFIFDLEDDLQMQCGGNVEVYIEPVNPPMKLVIFGAGHVGSALGRYAQDFGFSIVYVDNRAELIEKQQQLGFEVILGDYITEGEKFESDKRTFFVVVTHKHAFDQELTGILGKKEFAFLGMIGSGRKVAEAKRFYLENNILTPTEIEKIDMPIGIKFNAQTPEEIAISILAKLIDVKNSI
- the clpB gene encoding ATP-dependent chaperone ClpB, producing MNLNNFTLKAQESIQKAQEIATGLQHPQIENAHIIKGIVSSDENVVPFLLKKMDVDLNSLVREVDKLLATYPKVTGGQVYLSPDANTALQKALTFLKEFNDEFVTVEHIILGIISGKDKMATLLQEHGITRQRLVQAIKELRKGSGARSQTAEETYNALNRYAKNLNELAAAGKLDPVIGRDEEIRRILQILSRRTKNNPILIGEPGVGKTAIAEGIAHRIINGDVPENLKSKQIYSLDMGALIAGAKYKGEFEERLKSVVKEVIDSEGEIVMFIDEIHTLVGAGASEGAMDAANILKPALARGELRAIGATTLKEYQKYFEKDKALERRFQIVLVNEPDTLDAISILRGLKERYETHHHVRIKDEAIIAAVELSQRYITDRFLPDKAIDLIDEAASKLRLEINSLPEELDEIERRIKHLEIEREAIKREKDQGKLSELSQEIANLSENRNQLRAKWQAEKEVVEAIQLRKRDIEELKFQAEQAEREGDFGKVAEIRYGRVKQAEDDLEKLKAKLTTTQGDSPMINEEVDAEGIADIVSRWTGIPVSRMLQSEREKLLQLESHLHRRVVGQEEAIAAVSDAIRRSRAGLQDAKRPIGSFIFLGTTGVGKTELAKALAEFLFNDENSMVRLDMSEYQERHTVSRLIGAPPGYVGYDESGQLTEAVRRKPYSVVLLDEIEKAHPDVFNILLQVLDDGRLTDNKGRTVDFKNTIIIMTSNIGSHLIQEGLGSQSADDETRFEQVKTEVFELLRRTIRPEFLNRVDEIIMFRPLSSGQIGEIAALQVNLLKEMLEKNGVHISVTEAAIGWIAEAGFDPHYGARPVKRVIQKQLMNELSKMILSGKVNREETIIIDAGKDGLNFK